From the Tachysurus fulvidraco isolate hzauxx_2018 chromosome 21, HZAU_PFXX_2.0, whole genome shotgun sequence genome, the window AGAAGAATACGGAGTAAAGCCGTTGTTaatgcattattaattattatgttTGAAGCAGtctgtttattaactttatccTAAAACAGGAAGAGTTTTTGTTTACCTTACACTTGTATCtggttatttatataattttgtgAGTAATATTCGATTACAGTCATACTTATTCCTGCGTAAATGTCAAAATAAGAGACTTTGTATAAAGGGAGAATgaagctaaagctaaagctaaagctgcagtgtgtggtgagtgGTGTGACTTACCCAGGTTGTGGAGGTCTCTCTGGTCATTAAAGAGACGTTTAACTCTCTCCATCAGCTCCCACTTCTCACAGCAGCCCTGGTAGTTGACAAAGTTGCGTGCCAGTATTTCCTTCAACTGCCGCACTGTAAGACCCTCAATGTCCTCCACACTACTCAGATCAGACAGAGAAGCCCTGCGACTGTGCACCAACGTCTCCTCGCTGTCTgttgactaacacacacacacacacacacacacacacacacacacacacaaccacacgaCCGCAAAGGGACGGTGTGATGCCATAAATTAGATTATTGTTAACTATTTTGATTTATTATCAAGAATTGTTTGGTCATATCTGGTGACCTGGTAAATTTACACTTATCCATTTAAACACTGTGGATCTTCTGCAAcatttagttcctgttatctcATATCTGACAACCTACCTTATAAACAGATCCAAAACATCTTATAATAGCAGCTAgtcacctcatcatcatcatcatcctcctcttcatcttcaccctcttcttcctcctcctcctcttcctcctctgtgaGAGTCTCTGGCTCCTCGGCTGCCTGGGATGGAGGATCGTGGGACTGGGAGACGTCTGGAGCGGCGAGCTGTGGGGCAGAGTTGCTGCAACcattactgctgctgctactgctgttgctactgctgctgctgctgggtgTGTTTTGGTCCAACACGAGTTCAACCAGCTCCTCCTTTTCACGACACATGTGAGTGGGGACGTCATGCAGGTGCAGGTAGTCACGCAGCTCCTTCACCTTCAGCCCCATCAGCTGGCTCCTCTCGAAACGAGTGCCGACGAAGCGCCGACACGTCTGGCAGAGCGCAGGCCTGAGCTCGGGCTGCACCCAGCAGCGGTTGCAGAAGTGCTTCTTGCagtctacacacacattctgtatcAGGAGGATGAAGAATCAGTGATCAGTTGATGCCTGCCAATATGCTGAGTCGCTAATAACTGTAATCTGATTAGTAGATATCTGACATGCTCTTCCGCTACCTGCAGTGCAGCAGTTTCCTGTTCACACTCATCTGTGACCTGATCTGGGTGTGTCGCAATTATTACCCTCTGCATTCCAGTCAGGATCAATCACAATAATTCAACTGTTCATTGCAAGAAAATTGACAGCTTAGCAAATTTTCTTGTTCTATCGGCAGATTACTTTGCCAATTTTAAGCATTAATTTCTAGTAAGAAGCTACGATCTGCTATCTGCCTATAGAATGAGAAAAtgtaaagcttaaaaaaaataggaaaatatgCCTGGAAAATAGgcttaataatcttatatttgaaAGTTAATGACttcaattaaattcaagatATTATCACTTGCTAACATGTCATGTCACATGTGTCACTTTATCTGCCTTGCTTAGAATAATTCAATTCACTCAGACAAGCTTATACATGTTGATATACATCATCTGATATCTgggatattaatatttattcaatttgTCATATAAACTCCttacaggagaaaaaaagaaaagggaaaccCTTATTAGTTTTGTTGGGGAAGATTTTTTGTCTCCCTGCATCCACTCTAATGACCTCAATTAAGCATCATTGCATTATAATCTTTTGTATTGTTTACACAAATATTACACAAGAACATTTATGTGCTAACTTCATGTCCTTCATTATAAGCTGTATGCATTATTATtctcctataacagcacattttaaagtgttttattccttttctccCACAGTAATTTGCCCATgagaataattttttattattaaataacaatgcattatttttcttccatttaAAGATATGTTTAATGTTGCAGATTGTcagaaaaacatgtttgttcCTGTCATAACACTTCTTAACAGCAATAAACAGTTATTCTCGCATTAGCCTTgcaattttctctcttttgatGAAAGTGTTTGTCTTTGCATGTAAGAAAACCTAAAGATTAAGTCTAACTGTTACAGactgttatattttttttcccataaaggctaaataaaaatctccttacagaaaattGACTCAATATTTATACACGTTAAAAAGTCACAAAACAATGatattgtcagagctgctggtcTAGGAATAAAAATCAACATCTTCTGACTAATTAGATTCAAAAAttcaactattcactattaGACCTAATAAAAAGACCATAAATTCATTCTGTATACGACACCGAATATAACATCATAAACTGTTGTGATGCTGAGaagtgtatgcatgtgtgtgtgtgtagttcaccCTGCTCGCCGTGTCCAAGTGGCCTCCACAGGCCCTGCACAAGTGTTCGGGTGAGGATGGAGCAGGGCTGTAGCCCGAGTTTGTGAAGGCCTGGTGCCATGTGCTGCTGGTTTCTTCCACGGTGGCGGTCGTTTTCCCCACACAGAGTCAGTTACATCAACATCAGGCTCTAACGCTccttcctgaccaatcagaaacaggtaaaaaaaaaaaaaaaaaaacacacacacacacacacaaagctagaacaatacaaaatgaatatttttatatattacaccACATGATACTGCATATTCTTATACTTACTCAAGTAACTGATTGTATATTTTCCCTTCTAATAAATATTGACTTTATATATCATgcatatattattaattatgcaTATAATATATCACATTTTTTCATAATAGTATCATAATAAATTTTGTCAATCaagcaaaatgtttatttgacaaATTGtacattactattattattattattattattgttgttgttgtctttatATATCATTCCCTGTGTAAaaagtatattatatttttgtacattattattattattattattattgtctttaTATATCATGCCCTGTGGAAAaagtattataatattatattttgtcacatttcttTCATAATAGTATCATAATATATTGTCATACaagcaaaatgtttatttgacataaattttacattattattaattgcattattattaatattattcatattcatattattattattgtctttaTATATCATGCCCTGTGGAaaaagtattatattatatacattattcatattcatattcatgttattattattattattattattattattattattaataataataataataataataataatgtctttatATATCATGCACTGTGGAAaagtattataatattatattgtcacatttttttcataatatTGTCATATTTTGCCACGCAAACGAGATGTTTATTTGACATaaattgcacattatttttattattattgtctttatatatatataatccactgtggaaaaagtattatattatatttttgtacattattattattattattattattattattgaagtcTTGTCTGAACACACCCTGTATGTGTCACTGATAACCTTCTTGTGTTTACATCACTTGTACCATAATAATTAGAGCAACACAATTCCACCTAAAGGACCACTTTTAATCTTTTAAGGATAGGTTGTGATGGTCTTTACcacacaaattaaataaacacttcacacactgactgatgttacaattataataataattatcatttataataataaataataataataataaatataattataataattattataatatagatAATACAATTATATGGTCTTATTCACCAATCATCACTTAAGCATTAAAGCTCATTTTTcctcaaagaaaataaaatattttaccccttatttattaaacaaattgtgctgtacacaaacacaaacaacacgaTTATAATTATGCACATCTGGACAGTATAATATCCAGATGTGCAGGCTAATTCGCTAACTGGTATCAGCACGTGTAATTTTTATCATATTTACGGTgtagacaaacacacaaggagtacagaagtgtagaaataacgtttatatatatacattttaagtttctattttaataaagaatCAAGATGATACGCAGCGAATTTCCCAGTGAATAATTATAAGGCCGTATCCTAAATATCTCCACGCTCCCTACTTACGTGCACTATCTAGGCATTGTGAAATCAGCTAGGCATCTGTGCTCTATCTAGTGCCCTAAATATCCAGCAGCAGGTGGTTCAGGACTAAGCCTTGGTAATGCAGCAAGCCAGCCGGCTGCGCTACAATGACTTAGCTAACTAGCTGATGCTAAGTGAAATATCTTACCGAAAAGACCAGGTACAAATCGTTTCAGTGACAGTCATCTCGTACTTCCATAACCATGGTATAGCATATCATATATTACGGACTATCTGCTTGAAAAAGCAATGAAATACAGCTTTACGAAATAAGAACACTCGGATAACCGGTCATATTCTCGCTAAAAATGGATGATTCGTGATTGATTCGATT encodes:
- the zgc:171740 gene encoding E3 ubiquitin-protein ligase rififylin isoform X1, which produces MGLKVKELRDYLHLHDVPTHMCREKEELVELVLDQNTPSSSSSSNSSSSSSNGCSNSAPQLAAPDVSQSHDPPSQAAEEPETLTEEEEEEEEEEGEDEEEDDDDDESTDSEETLVHSRRASLSDLSSVEDIEGLTVRQLKEILARNFVNYQGCCEKWELMERVKRLFNDQRDLHNLVAEPAEPSSQEENLCKICMDSPIDCVLLECGHMVTCSKCGKRMSECPICRQYVVRAVHVFRS
- the zgc:171740 gene encoding E3 ubiquitin-protein ligase rififylin isoform X2, producing the protein MGLKVKELRDYLHLHDVPTHMCREKEELVELVLDQNTPSSSSSSNSSSSSSNGCSNSAPQLAAPDVSQSHDPPSQAAEEPETLTEEEEEEEEEEGEDEEEDDDDDESTDSEETLVHSRRASLSDLSSVEDIEGLTVRQLKEILARNFVNYQGCCEKWELMERVKRLFNDQRDLHNLAEPAEPSSQEENLCKICMDSPIDCVLLECGHMVTCSKCGKRMSECPICRQYVVRAVHVFRS